The sequence CGACGCTGCGAGCACCACCGCAGCCAGGGGCCGGACGGTCGAAAGCGGCACGATCGGTATCAACGCGAACGTGATGAACCCCATCTGGATCCCCGCCAGCGGCCGCCGGAGGAGGCTGGGCGGGAGGTCGAACACCGGCTTCCCCTGTCGGTTGCGGAACCAACACCCGAGTTTGAATAGGTACCGCGCGGCCGACAGCGACAGATACCAGACCGGAAGTTGGTGCCAGAGCACGCCAACCACCGGCGCGACCAGGAACCCGGTGGTGTCGATCGCCAGGTCGAGTTTCGCCCCGAGGAGGGTGGTGCGTTCGCTCCGGCGCGCGAGGAAGCCGTCGAGGAGGTCCATTCCGCAGGCCGTCCCGTAGAGCACCGCGGGGAGCCACGCGATCTCAGGGCGGGGGGTGAGCGCGGCGAACCCCGACAGCGCCGCCAGCAGCGCGCCGCGACCCAGGGTGACCAGGTTCGGGAGCCCGAGCGACCGGTGAACCGACACGCCGTCGGCCCGGTCTGGCCGGTTCGCGTCGAGGTGGCGGTACGAGAACCACAGTTGGAAGCTCACCATCGCCGCTACGGGGGCAAGCCACCGGACCGACGCGAAGCCCGACGCGATCCAGACGGCGTCCGCGAGGTCGACGATCCCGCGGGCCGACAGCCGGGCCAGGTCGGCAAGCAGCCCCAGGAGAAAGATGATGTCGCCGTCGATCGTCAGCGCGAGCAGCCACGCGCCGCCGACCGTCAGAAACGCCATCGCGGCCGCGACGGCCGCCCACTCCCGCCGGAGCGTCGCCGGGACCGCCGGGGCGTCGGTCATCGCTCGAACCCCGGGTCTTCGAGCGTCGCCAGCCGCTCGCGGTCGGCGTCGGTCAGCCGGAACCGCGCGGCCGCGAGGTTCGCGACGACGTGGTCGGGATCGTTGCTCGCGGGAATCGGAACGACCCCGCGATCGACGTGGTACGCGATCGCGACCGCCGGGGGGGTTGTGCCGTGGTCGGCGGCGATCTCGGCCAGGATCGGCTCGTCGAGCAGTCCCGGGGCCGACAGCGGCGAGTGGGCGAGTACCCGGATCCCTTCGGCGTGACACCTCTCGATCAGGTCCGTTCGGGGGCGGTACGGGTGGGATTCGACCTGGACGATCGCGGGCGGGATGCGGGCGGCGTCGAGGATCGTCTCCAGGTGGTCGAGGGAGACGTTGCAGACGCCGATCGTGCGGGCGAGCCCCCGGTCGTGGAGCCGTTCCAGACGACGCCACGTCTCGACCAGGGGAACGTCGACGGTGTCGGGGTCGCCGTCGTCGTCGGTCGGGAACGTCAGCGCCTCCTGTTCGGCGGGGGGCAGTTCCGCGAGTTCCGACAGCGGCCCCTGATAGGCCCACGCGTCGGGCCAGTGGAGGAGGTACGCGTCGACGGAGTCGATCCCCAACTCCGCGAGGCTGCCGCGACACGCCTCCGCGACGTGTTCGTGGTTGGTGTTCCAGACCTTGCTGATCAGGAACAGCCCCTCGCGGTCCGGCGACCCCGGCGAGTCGAGCAGGTCGCCGATCCGCGCCTCGTTGCCGTAGAGTTCCGCCGAGTCGAACAGGCGGTAGCCCGCGTCGAGGGCGGTCGCGATCGAGTCGATCCGGTCGACGTACTCGCCGTCCCGGTACCGCGAACAGCCGAACCCGACGGACGGGAGCCGGATCGCGGCGGGGCGTGCTGGTGTATCGGTGGGCGTCGTCGACCCCGACGGGCCCCCGTTCGGAGCCGGCTCCGGGCGGGTCGGCGGCGGGGTTTCGGGCCCCGCCGACTCCAGGTCGGGGTGCGGGACGTCGACCGGTCCGCCGGCGCCGGCCGCGCGCTCGACAGCGTTGCAGACGGCGACGACGTGGGCCGCGCGGGCGGCGCTCCCGGTCGGGCGGGCCCCGCGGTCGACGGCGGCGGCCAGCCGTTCGGGTCCCGAGAGATACGACGACTCCCGGCGCGGGGCGGGATGCGGCGCGGGGACGTAGGGTCGGCCCGCACCGCCGACGCGGACGGTGTCGCGGTCGGCCGCGAGCGCCCCCGAGTCCGTGAGATACAGCGACCCGTCGTCGCCGTGGAGTTCGAGGCTGTTGAACTCGCGGCTGCGGTGCGGGGCGTAGAGGCTGGCGGTGAGCCGGATCACGGGGCCGTCGGCGAACTGGAGGGTCGCCTCGACGTGGGCGGGGCGTTCGGGTCGCTGCGACTCCCTGTCGGGCCAGACGTCGACCGCGTCGGCGGTTCGAACCCGTCCGACGGGGCCGAACCACGCGGTCAGGAGCGACAGCGGGTAGACCGCGCCGTCATAGAGGGGTCCAACCGAGAGAAAGGACGCGGGGCTGTCGTGCCACTCGGTGACGCGGCCGACGTGGGCGTGGGCGTACCCCAGTCGGACCGGGCCGAACCGGCCGTCAGACAGCAGCGAAGCGGCGTGACGCTGGGCGTCGCACCGGTGGGTGATCGGCGCACACGAAAGCCCCAGTCCGCGCTCCTCGGCAGTCGCGACGAGTTCGGCCGCGCGGGCGGCGTCGAGTGCGAGCGGCTTCTCGCTGAAGACGTGGCGGTCGGCACGGAGGCACGTTTCGGTGACATCGGCGTGTGCGGCGTGGCCGGTGAGGTTCACGACGAGCGGGGCCGACTCGGCGGCCAGAAGCGCGTCGACGTCGGTGTACGTCGCGGCGTCACGGGCGCTCGCGACCGACTCCGCGCGCCCGGCGTCGAGGTCGCAGACGGCGGCGAGATCGAGCGGGGACTCGGCGAGGCCGTCGGCGTACTGCCGCGCGACGGCACCCGCGCCGACGAACGCACACTGCATAGGCGCTTAGTCGACCCCGACAGTGAAAAACGCGCGGGCCGATGTCGTCGACGGCAGCCCGTCGAGAACCCCGGTCGTATATGTCGCCGCCGCCGGTACGGGAAGTATGGCCCGGGTAGCGGTGTTCCACAACACGCTCGACTTCCAGGGCGGGGCCGACGTGGTGTGTCTGACGGCCTGTGCGGCGCTCCAGCGGGACCACGCCGTCACGCTGTATACGATCTCCGAAACCGATCCCCGGGACCTCGCGGCACGCTTCGGGATCGACCTCGACACGGCCGCGCTCGACGTGCGGATACCCGCGGGGGGGAGGCCGGTAGCGCGGTTGCTGTCGGCGGGCGCCCCTGCCATCGGCCCGCAGTTGGCGCTCCGGAGCGTCCTGCTCCGCCGGGCCGTCGACGGGGAGCTGCCGTCGTTCGATCTCGTCGTGAGTACCGCAAACGAGGTGTCGCTGCCGACCCCGTCGGTGCAGTACGTCCACTACCCGCAGTTCCACGCCGACCGTCGCCCCGGCGACGACGGCGGGCGGCTGAACCGCGTGTGGAGCCGGCTTGCGGCCCCCCGGCCCGAGGGTCTCGGCGACGGAACCGCGCTGCTCGCGAACTCCGCGTGGACCGCCGGCGTCGTCGACGACGTCTACGGCGTGCGGCCGTCGGTGCTCCACCCGCCGGTCGACCCCATCGAAGGGGCGGTAGACTGGGCGGAGCGGCGGGACGGACTCGTCGTCGTCGGACGGCTCGCGCCCGACAAGCGGATTCTGGATGCGATCCGCATCGTCGACGGCGTGCGGGAACGGGGCCACGACCTCACGCTGCATATCGTCGGCGCCGCGCCGCGGGCCTACCGCCGCTATGTGCGGCAGGTCGAGTCGATGGCGGCCGAGCGGCCGTACGTGACCGTCGAACGCGACGCCTCGCGAGAACGCTTGGAGGAACTACTCTGCACCCGCAAATACGGCCTGAACTGCAAGCCGGAGGAACACTTCGGGATGTCGGTCGCGGAGTACGTCGCCGGCGGGATGGTTGCGTTCGCCCCCAACAGCGGCGGACAGCGGGAGATCCTCGACGGCCGCGGGGACCGGCTGTTCGGGTCGACGTCGGAGGCGATCGACCTGATCGCCGCGGCTGCCGACGCCGACGATCCGCCCACGTTGCCGCCGGATCGGTTCGCGAGCGACCGGTTCCGCCGGGCGATCCGCAACGCCGTCGCTCGGGAGCTCTGAACGTGGTGTCGGTCACAGTCGGGGGACGGCGGAAAAACGCCGATGACGGGCCCGGAGCTACTCGATGTGGCCTTCCTCGCGGAGCTGTTCGGCGTCCTGCTCGGAGTAGCGCCACTCGATGTTGGCCTTCTCGTCCTGCCAGTCCCACGGCTCCACGAGGACGACGTCGCCCTCGTTGATCCAGGTCCGGTACTTCATCCGGCCGGGGATCCGGCCCATCCGGTTTTTGCCGTCCGCACACCGGACGCGGACGTGATTGCCGCCGTTGTGTTCCGTTACCACGGCGAACAGCTCCTTGTCGTCGGGCATTCGGAGGTTCCGACGCCCTGATTCCTCAGTCATACTTTCAATACGACGGGCGTCCTGATAAATGGACGGTTACGAGCGTCGGGCGTTTCGTGATCGTTTGAGTATTATGACAGTTTTTGTATATTATATTCTGATTTTTCCATCGGGTGCAAAGAAGAGATCGTTTCGAGCGTTCTTTGAATCCATACGTTCCGGTAGGATATACAAAATATACAAATTCGAACTATTGGGGTCGGCCGATACACCGTCGGTCGAAGATCATCCGATAAATGCGGACAGCACATCGCGACGCACCTATCCCGCAAGCAGGCGTGGTCCGGCTCCAAGCAGTCACGTTCCTGACGGGGTTGTTCGGGGTTTCGGAGAACCGGTCGACGCCCTCGGGAGCACAAGGCGGGTCGGCTACCCGGCATACTAACAGGCGTACCGTTGTTACGGCGCCGGCAGAACCCCCGGGCGCCGCGGACGCGACACGGGACCGACCCGCCGTCGCGTTCCGTTTCGTCCGTAACTACCGGACGGACGACAATCACGGCGGGAACCCGAACCGACACCGGCGCGGGGGTAATCTCAGTGTCGGGGACGGCGGCTACACGGCGTCGTCGTCGAGTTTGGTCCGCTCGACCTTTCCCCCGGGAGGTGCCCCAGGAAGCGGTGCTCCGCGGGCCGTTTGTAGTTCGCCAGGTCGTTGCTGCCCTCACGCCACTGGTCGAGTTCCTCGTCCGTGACGTCGCCGTCGGCCGCGACGAACGCGACCACGATCCCCCGCTCCCGCAACGCGGTCCCGACGGCGTAGGCCTCGTCCCACAGTTCAGCAGAGGTGTACTCCGTCCCGTGGTTCGGGTAGGCGACGGCGGTCCGGTCGGGCGTCCGCGCGACCGAGTGCTCGAACGACTGTGGGAGCAACATACCACCGAACCGATTCGATGAGGCGATGATAACGTTTCCCGTCGAGCGGGCTGCCGCCGCCGGGGCGGACGCCGACGGTGCGCGCGGTCAGTAGCCGACGGCTCGCGAACTCAGTGGTACCGGTAGTTGACGCTGATCTCCTCGGCGGCCGCCTGGACGGTCTTGATCAGGTCCTCGCGGTAGCTGTCCTGGCGGAGCCGCCCGGTCGGACACGCCACCGAGACACTCCCCAACAGCTCGCCATCCTCCAGCACCGGGCACGCGACGAACCCGATCCCGATCACCTGCTCCTCGTGGTCGACGGCGTGTCCCTGCTCGCGGATCGTCTCCAGTTCCGGCCGGAGCGCGTCGGGGTCGGTGATCGTGTGTTCGGTCACGGCCTCGAGCTCGTCGACGTCGAGCAGCTCGTCGATCCGCTCGGCCGGGAAGTTCGCGAGCAGCACCTTCCCCGCGGCGTGGCTGTGGATCGGGGTTCTGAACCCCGGATACGTCCGGGTCTGGACCGACGTGACGTCGCCGCTCTCGTGGAGCATCACCCAGTCGGCGGACTCCGCACACCCGAGCTGCGCAAGCTCGCCGGAGTCCGCCGAGAGTTTCCGGACGACGATGTCCGCGGAGTTGAAAAAGCGGCTCCGGTGTTTGAGCCGGCTCCCGCGCTCCAGGAACCGGTAGCCGATGCGGTATTTGCCCTCGTCTTTCACGACGAACCCCGTCGACGCGAGCGAGACCAGGTAGTCGTGGGCGGTGCTGCGGGTCACGTCCATCAGCGTCGCGATCCGCGCCGGGCCGGCTTCCCCCTCACGCTCCAGTAACTCAAGCACCTCGAAGGCCCGCGCCACCGTCTGGAGTGGGACCGAATCGGGAGTCATACCGAGCGATCAGGCCCCAGTAATATGAAACGATGGGGCTCGACGCCGCGGGTCGACCCTTCGGTCACCCTACCGACGAAACGCTCTCGAACGTCGCCGTGACGTCCAGCACCGTCGCGTCGGCGGCGTGTGCCCCGACGAACTGCAGGCCGACCGGCAGGCCGTCGACCTCGCCGCAGGGGACGCTCACGCTGGGATGGCCGGTCAGGTTCGTCGGGTGGGTGTCCCAGTTGACCGGCGGCGTCGTCCCCCGCTCGAACCCGTCGATCGCCAGGGCCGTCGTCGGCGTCGTCGGCGTCGCGAGGACGTCGACGTCGGCGAGCGCGGCGTCGAACCCCCGGTCGAGCCTGGCCCGGAGGTGCTGTCCCCGGACGTAGTGATACCCCTCGTGTGTCTGCAGCAGGTGTGCCCCCAGCAGGAGCATCTGTTTGACGTTCGGTCCGAGGGTGCGGCTCGACGACCCGCGGAGGCCCGCGATCGCGGCGGCGAGGCTCGGTTCGACCGGCTTCTCGCGCCAGACCCCCGCGGCGTTCGTCGCGAACGTCGCCGCGAACTCGACCGGGGCGATCCCCCACCACGCCTCGCGGGAGTGCTCGAGCGCGGGGACCTCGACGGGGCGGACCTCGGCGCCGGCGTCGCGGAGTTCGTCGACGGCGTCGCGGACGCGCCGCTCGACCGCCTCGGAGACGTGGTGCTCGAAGAACCCTGGAGCGACGCCGACCCGGAGCCGCTCGGGGTCGGTACCGAGGTCGTCGCTGAACGCGGCCCGGTCGCCGCCCGGTTGCGCGTCGGCGATGGCGTCGAGGCCCCGGACGGCGGTCTCGACGTCGCGGGCGAGCGTTCCGACGTGGTCCATCGAGTGGGCCAAGTCCGCGACGCCGTACGTGGGGACGGCCCCGTACGAGGGTTTGACCCCGACGATGCCGCAGTAGCTCGCGGGCATCCGGACGCTGCCGCCAGTGTCGGTCCCGAGTGCGAGGTCGACCTCGCCCGCGGCAACGGCGGCAGCGCTTCCGCTGGAGGACCCGCCCGCGACGTGGTCAGCGTCGACCGGGTTCGCCGTCGGCCCGAACGCGCTCGTCTCCGAGGTCGGCCCGAACGCGAACTCGTCCATGTTCGTCTTGCCGACCAGCGTCGCTCCCGTCTCGAGCAACCGATCGACGACTGTCGCGTGGTCGCCGGGGACGAACCCCTCGAGCGCCCGCGACCCGCAGGTCAGTTCGACGCCGCGGACGCACATATTGTCCTTCAGGGCCACGTCGAGCCCGTCGAGGTCGCCGGTCGCTCCGTCCCTCGTGAGCGCGAACCGCGTCAGCCACTGGTTGTAGCGGTTCTCGGCGTCCGGCGGCCGGAACGGCGCCGTCTCGAAGCGGTCCCCGTCCGCCGGGTCCGGTGTCACGCCGCCCGCCGGCGCGTCTTCGAGCGCCGCGTACACGTCCGCGAGGGCGTCGAGCCGGTCGGCGGCAGCTTCCGACTCGCCCGCAGCGAGCGTCAGACCGAGCGTTCCGGCCAGTGACTCGACGTCGTTCTCGGACACGGATCCGAACCGGTGCATCGGTCCGTGACAGGACGCCGAGGGTCAATTACCTTTCGCCGAGGAGGGAGCCTCAAAAAAGAACTGGATACTGTATTGGAGACGTTCGAACACCGTACGACACGGAGTCTTCAAGATGTGCTGGGGGCAGCCGGGAGTCCGGTCGAGTTCGTGAGTCGGATCGGCTCGTACGCGGACTCGGGACATCTCCGCCTGTTCGCGGACCTCCCGAGCGAAGTCACGAACTGGCGGCGTGGGCCGACACCGTCGCGTAGCGGACCTCTCGCGCCACATGACCGACCTCCACGTCGAGGGCCCCGACGCCCTGGACGTGTTTGCGGACCTCGGGACCAACGACTTCGACGGCTTCGAGCCGGGGCAGGCAAAGCAGTTCGTCGCCTGCAGCCCCGACGGCTACCTGATCGGCGACGGCATCCTGTTTCACCTCGACGACGAGGAGTTCACCCTCGTCGGGTACGGCCCGATCAACTGGGTGCAGTACCACCTCGAAACCGGCGACTACGACGCGACGGTCGAGCGCGACGAACACGGCGGGATCCGCGAGGGACCGCCGAAGTCGTTCCGGTACCAGGTGCAGGGCCCCGACGCCGTGGCGCTCATCACGGAGGTCGCCGACGAACCGTTGCCCGAGATCCCCTTTTTCAACTTCCGGGAGGTCTCGGTCGCAGGCCACGGGAGCAACCCCCTCCGGCACGGGATGATGAACGA comes from Halobellus ruber and encodes:
- a CDS encoding CDP-alcohol phosphatidyltransferase family protein, giving the protein MTDAPAVPATLRREWAAVAAAMAFLTVGGAWLLALTIDGDIIFLLGLLADLARLSARGIVDLADAVWIASGFASVRWLAPVAAMVSFQLWFSYRHLDANRPDRADGVSVHRSLGLPNLVTLGRGALLAALSGFAALTPRPEIAWLPAVLYGTACGMDLLDGFLARRSERTTLLGAKLDLAIDTTGFLVAPVVGVLWHQLPVWYLSLSAARYLFKLGCWFRNRQGKPVFDLPPSLLRRPLAGIQMGFITFALIPIVPLSTVRPLAAVVLAASLAVFVRDYFAVAGTHPSDGV
- a CDS encoding aldo/keto reductase; the protein is MQCAFVGAGAVARQYADGLAESPLDLAAVCDLDAGRAESVASARDAATYTDVDALLAAESAPLVVNLTGHAAHADVTETCLRADRHVFSEKPLALDAARAAELVATAEERGLGLSCAPITHRCDAQRHAASLLSDGRFGPVRLGYAHAHVGRVTEWHDSPASFLSVGPLYDGAVYPLSLLTAWFGPVGRVRTADAVDVWPDRESQRPERPAHVEATLQFADGPVIRLTASLYAPHRSREFNSLELHGDDGSLYLTDSGALAADRDTVRVGGAGRPYVPAPHPAPRRESSYLSGPERLAAAVDRGARPTGSAARAAHVVAVCNAVERAAGAGGPVDVPHPDLESAGPETPPPTRPEPAPNGGPSGSTTPTDTPARPAAIRLPSVGFGCSRYRDGEYVDRIDSIATALDAGYRLFDSAELYGNEARIGDLLDSPGSPDREGLFLISKVWNTNHEHVAEACRGSLAELGIDSVDAYLLHWPDAWAYQGPLSELAELPPAEQEALTFPTDDDGDPDTVDVPLVETWRRLERLHDRGLARTIGVCNVSLDHLETILDAARIPPAIVQVESHPYRPRTDLIERCHAEGIRVLAHSPLSAPGLLDEPILAEIAADHGTTPPAVAIAYHVDRGVVPIPASNDPDHVVANLAAARFRLTDADRERLATLEDPGFER
- a CDS encoding amidase is translated as MHRFGSVSENDVESLAGTLGLTLAAGESEAAADRLDALADVYAALEDAPAGGVTPDPADGDRFETAPFRPPDAENRYNQWLTRFALTRDGATGDLDGLDVALKDNMCVRGVELTCGSRALEGFVPGDHATVVDRLLETGATLVGKTNMDEFAFGPTSETSAFGPTANPVDADHVAGGSSSGSAAAVAAGEVDLALGTDTGGSVRMPASYCGIVGVKPSYGAVPTYGVADLAHSMDHVGTLARDVETAVRGLDAIADAQPGGDRAAFSDDLGTDPERLRVGVAPGFFEHHVSEAVERRVRDAVDELRDAGAEVRPVEVPALEHSREAWWGIAPVEFAATFATNAAGVWREKPVEPSLAAAIAGLRGSSSRTLGPNVKQMLLLGAHLLQTHEGYHYVRGQHLRARLDRGFDAALADVDVLATPTTPTTALAIDGFERGTTPPVNWDTHPTNLTGHPSVSVPCGEVDGLPVGLQFVGAHAADATVLDVTATFESVSSVG
- a CDS encoding glycosyltransferase gives rise to the protein MARVAVFHNTLDFQGGADVVCLTACAALQRDHAVTLYTISETDPRDLAARFGIDLDTAALDVRIPAGGRPVARLLSAGAPAIGPQLALRSVLLRRAVDGELPSFDLVVSTANEVSLPTPSVQYVHYPQFHADRRPGDDGGRLNRVWSRLAAPRPEGLGDGTALLANSAWTAGVVDDVYGVRPSVLHPPVDPIEGAVDWAERRDGLVVVGRLAPDKRILDAIRIVDGVRERGHDLTLHIVGAAPRAYRRYVRQVESMAAERPYVTVERDASRERLEELLCTRKYGLNCKPEEHFGMSVAEYVAGGMVAFAPNSGGQREILDGRGDRLFGSTSEAIDLIAAAADADDPPTLPPDRFASDRFRRAIRNAVAREL
- the eif1A gene encoding translation initiation factor eIF-1A; this translates as MTEESGRRNLRMPDDKELFAVVTEHNGGNHVRVRCADGKNRMGRIPGRMKYRTWINEGDVVLVEPWDWQDEKANIEWRYSEQDAEQLREEGHIE
- a CDS encoding IclR family transcriptional regulator; the protein is MTPDSVPLQTVARAFEVLELLEREGEAGPARIATLMDVTRSTAHDYLVSLASTGFVVKDEGKYRIGYRFLERGSRLKHRSRFFNSADIVVRKLSADSGELAQLGCAESADWVMLHESGDVTSVQTRTYPGFRTPIHSHAAGKVLLANFPAERIDELLDVDELEAVTEHTITDPDALRPELETIREQGHAVDHEEQVIGIGFVACPVLEDGELLGSVSVACPTGRLRQDSYREDLIKTVQAAAEEISVNYRYH